The DNA region TGGGTATCAATTATCCAAGGATAAGCAACCATTTACGATTGAAGACAAGGCGAATGGTAAGCCAACACAAATCCATTTGACTGTGACGAATTCAAAACAACCAGTAAAAGATCATGATAAAAAAACAGCAACACCAACTTCTCAAGTAAATATAAGCGGAAAACTTGCGAACCTAGGCGAGCAGTCAGGAACAAGTTTGATCATTATAGGAGTAGTAGTCTTAGTTGGATTGGGCGGATATATTGCTTATCGTAAAAAGAAAAATAAGTAATGTGTGTAAATAGTGAATTTAGAGGTTGAGAAAAAGTTGGAGAAACTGATTTTTGGCCGTTATTCGTTAAATTTTAGAGTGCGAAGCAAAACTGATTTTGGTTTTGTTTCGCACTTTTTTAGATATCAGTCTTAGGTTTGATGGAAAATAAGGATAGAAAGGGTATTATAAAGTAGACAGAAAATGAACTAAGAAGGATTTTGATCAAGATGATAAAAAAGACTATCAAGAAAATAATGAGCCTCGCTGTATTACTGCTTGTCAGTGCTTTTGGTTTTCGTTTATATACATACAATAATACATCAGATGCAGCCGCTCTTATAGATCAGCTCAATCCTTTAGTTCAGACTGAGACTTTATATGTAAAAACAACAGATAAATATGCGTATAAATTTCCGGATGCAGTGAGCAAAATAGATAATTTCACATATATCCAGAATTGTTTTGATAAAAATGGTCATGCACGTAAGTTGTCCTATACTTCCTTTGGACGACCGCTTACACCCAAGAGATTTTTGAGAGTGACGACAAAAGGACAGAGTATTCAGACTTGGGAAGAAATCGACGAGCAAGAAATCCCTCAGAAAATCATTTCACTGCTATAATGATGATTATCAGCAGCAAGGGGTGATGGATGATGGAACAATTGATCATTAATAAAAATAAGCTGAGAGATACAGCGACAATTACAGGCTTAGGAATGTTGGCCTACCGTATTTTTCCAGAAACTGGCCGAATCAATATTCAACTTCTTTCAGGTGAACAAGAAGAATGTACGATCGTTTTTAAAGATGGAGAGGAATTTTCTCTGCGTGGAGAAGTTATTCGTTTGGTCGTCAAATAATCGAGGCTGAGACAGAAGTGTTCAATTCTTAGCACTTAGAATTATGTTAGTTTTACTTTGTTCTTTGAATAATAGTGAAACTGTCTTTGTTAGCTGAGGAGAGCGAAGCATAGCGTAGTAGTTGCTTCTGCTTCTATTGATTCTCACGTTTTAGAGACCGAAACAAAAGTGATTTTTACTTTTGTTTCGGTCTCTATTTTATTGTTTTAAATAGTCAATACTTACTTTAAGCCGTTTAAGACCATCAAGTAGTTTTTCTTTGGAGCAGCCAATATTCAAGCGTAAGAATTTTTTTTCTGATTCGCCATAAGTCGATCCATCCATGATCGCTACTTTTCCTTGATGGATCAGAGCGGATTGCAGCTGTTTCATTGTAAAGGGAAGCTTAGAACAATCGATCCAAAGTAAGTAAGTTGCCTGAGCATCTACAACTGTTAATTCCGGTAGTTGCTCTTGAATAAATTTTTTGACCAGTAGAATATTTTTATCAAGATACTGATTTAACTGGTCAAGCCAATCATGGCAGTGATCGTAGGCTGTTATAGTGCTGTCCAAACCTAAAATACTTGTAGAAGAAAGTCCATCTCGATTTTTTAAGATGTGTATAAATTGTTCTCGTAGGTCCATATCTGGAATCATCAAATATGAAGCAATCAACCCTGGTGTGTTAAAAGTTTTGCTTGCTGATGTGCAAAGGGCGATCTGTTGTGAGTCAGCTGCCCACTTGAATATGGGAGAATGCTGTTCTCCTTTACGTAAAATGTCCATATGGATTTCGTCAGAAATCAGGAAGACCCCATACTTTTGACATAACTGAATCATTTGGCTAAGCTCTTCCTTTGTCCAAACTCGTCCAGTAGGGTTGTGAGGACTGCACAAAAGGAAAATAGTACAGTCAGGCTGCCTCAATTTATTTTCTAAATCAAGAAAATCAATCGTGTATTGCTGGTTTTCATAGTGAAGCTTTGTTTCAAGGACAATTCGATCTTGAGCTTCGATCACTTTGAAAAAAGCGTCATAAGCGGGTGTCTGGATCAACACTTGCTCACCTGGTGCTGACTTTAATTCGATCAGCTTAGAGATCGAATAGATGACAGATGGACTGTATACGAGCCAATCCTCATCGAATGTATAGTCAAAGCGTGAGCGGTACCAGTTTTGAATACTATCCTTGAATACTTTGTGATTCCAGCGCGTATAGCCGAATATAGGATGGCTGATGCGCTTTTGCAGGGAAGTGATGATTTCCTTCGGTACTGCAAAATCAGTGTCTGATACAGTGAACGGCAGTAAATCGGCTTCACCAAAACGGTCAGCGACATAATCCCATTGTGTGCAAAAGGTTCCTTTTCTATCTATTATCGTATCAAAATCTATTGTATCTATCATATGTGACCTTCCTACTCCATTAAGTTTTCCAGTTCATTTTTGACAGTAGCGACCTGTGTACCAATGATGACCTGAAGATTATTACTATCTAATTTGATAACTCCTAACGCACCTAGATCTTTCAGTTCTTGCTCATCGACCGCAGTCATATCATCCACAACTAAACGTAAACGGGTGATACAATTATCCAAGGAGACGATATTGGCACTTCCGCCTAGAGCATCAAGAATCAGAGGACCGTCGTATTTTCCGCTTTTCGTATAGCTTCGTTCTTTTTCAGTCACATCTTCTGTCGACAGTTCACGTCCGGGTGTTTTCAAATTGAATTTTTGAATCGCAAATTTGAAAACAAAGTAGTAAACGGCAAACCATAAGGCACCGACAATCAAAACGAGATACCATTTTGTATACGTTCCTTGTAAAACACCGAAAATCAAAAAGTCTAAAACGCCGCCGTCAGTATTACCGATCACAACTTGAAGTAAAGCCATGAGCATAAAACCTAAACCCGTCATGATGACGTGGAAACCATATAAAACAGGTGCAATAAATAAGAAAAGAAACTCGATCGGTTCAGTGATCCCTGTAACGAAGGTTGCAATCACACCGGAAATCAATAAACCTTTGATTTTATGACGATTTTCAGGCAGCGCAGTTCGATACATTGCCAAGGCTGCTGCTGGTAAGCCGAACATGAAGGTCGGCATTTTTCCTTGAGATAAGAAGGCTGTAGCTGCTGGACTGATCGGTGAACCGCTTTGAAGCTGAGCGTAGAAAATATTCAGCGCACCGGAAACACTTTGTCCATCGACGATTTGAGTCCCACCGGCTTCGGTAAAACGAATCATTGAAACTAAGATGTGATGTAAGCCAAACGGTAAAAGCAAACGCTCGCCAGCACCGAATAAAAATGGACCAAAAATACCTGCTTTTTGAATCGCAAACCCCACACTATTGATACCAAGAGCAAAAATCGGCCAAATAATTGGGATCAGTACCCCAACGATAGACATCACAAGCGAAGTAATGATCGGAATAAATCGTGCACCGCCGAAAAAGGCGAAAGCATCTGGTAATTGAATCGTATAAAACTTATTATGAAGTAAATAAACGATGATCCCAACAATAATTCCGCCTAATACCCCCATTTCGACGGACTGCATCCCTAAAACCATTCCCTGACCTGCTTCACGCAAATGATCTGCATCTGCTAGTTTTCCTGTTTCAGTCAGGTAAAAATTGATGGATAAGTTCATGACTACATAGCCGACTAGTCCAGAAAAGGCAGCAACTCCTTTTTCACTGCGGGCTAGTCCTAAAGGGATCGCCATCGCAAATAATAAGGGCAAATACGTAAAAGCAAAACCACCGACCGTTGACATAAAACGGAAGGCAACCTGCAGCCACGGCTGATCTAAAAATGGCAGTAATTCAAGAGTTGAAGGACTGGAAAACGAACTGCCAATCCCTAAGATCAATCCCATAAAAGCCAATAATGCAACGGGCAGCATAAATGTTTTACCGATCCCCTGGAAGAATTCCCAAAAACTAAATTTCTTTTTCATTCTGTTTCTCCTTTCGTAGTAAAAAGATGGATAAATTTTGTTTTTCTTGCACTCAGTTTACGTGGAAGGGATTATAGAAACAAGCGCTTACACAGACGTTGTAAGAGCTTACATATAAAGTAAGAGGATTCATTTTTCGGCATAGGATTCGATATAGCGGAGAATCAAAAGCTCCAATATTACATGCATAGGAATCCGGGAACTCATATCTATCTCTCCGTAGTAGCCATTAGTCACTTCTACATGAAAGACGATAGACGCAAGCTGCTCTAAAGGGCTATTTTTAGTTCCAATGACAGCAATGATCGGCACATTGTTTTCTTTGAGAAGTGCTGCATATTCAAGTGCCAGCATCGTTTCACCACTGTAACTGACAAGAACGGCGGTATCCTTAGCTGTTAAATGATTTGCGACGATCCTCAGCTCATCCCAATCTTCTCGCGCATCCGCGATTCTACCAGCAAAAGTCAGCTTTCTAGCAGCCTCAAAACAGCAAGAAAACGAGCTGCCTACACCAAAAAATTCCACACGCTGTCCTTCTGCTAATAATTTAGCACCCGTTTCCAAGGAATCTTCTTCTATAGCTTTTAGGGTTTGGTCAAGTTCAAATTGGACACGAGCTGTTAATTGTGTCAGGTCTTTTGAGGGATGATAGATTTGACGCTGCTCATCTTCCATATGACGAATCAGAGCATATTTCATCTCCTGAAAACCTGAGTAACCTAAAGCTTGGCTAGTACGACTGATCGTAGCTGTTGAAACATAGATTTTTTCCGCAATATCATTGATCCGACTTTGTGTGATCTCATCTGGATGTTCAATGATATATGCCAAAACTTGTTGTTCCAAAGGACTTAGCAGTGCTTGCTTCTTTTGAAATTTTTTTAGTAGGATGTTCATTGACGTTCCTCTTTTCATTAAAGGCTAGTTTATTTGCTTTTAGTATAACAAAGGAAGCGTCCTACTGCTATGGTGAGTGAAATGATAGAAAGGTTGCAACAATTAGGAACAATAGTACAATAGAAGGAAAGAATGACAAGGAGGAATTTTCATGGCGGGTCATAGTAAATGGAAAAATATTCAAGGTAGAAAAAATGCGCAGGATGCAAAGAGAGGAAAGATTTTTCAAAAGCTTTCAAGGGAAATCTATGTTGCAGCTAAAGCTGGCGGACCAGATCCTGCAACGAATGCAGCATTACGCTTGGTGATGGACAAGGCAAAGGCGGCCAATATGCCGAATGACAATATCGATCGAGCCTTGAAAAAGGCTAGTAGTTCTGGAGATAATGAGCATTATGATGAAATTACTTATGAAGGATATGGTCCTGGCGGAACGGCGATTTTAGTTTATGCATTGACCGATAATCGAAATCGGACAGCGACGAATGTGCGTGTCGCATTCACAAGAAATGGCGGTTCTTTAGGGGAGACAGGCTCTGTTAGTTATATGTTCGACCGTAAAGGCTATATTGCAATCGAGCGTGAGGGATTGTCGATCGATGAAGAGGGAATGTTTGAACAAGTCCTTGAAGCTGGCGCTGACGATTTGGAAACGTTAGATGAAGTATTTGAAATATATACAGCACCAGAAGATTTTGTTTCTGTTCGTGATGCGCTGGAAACAAATGGATTTACATTAGCACAAGCAGAGTTGACGATGATTCCGCAAACGGAGACTAGTTTAACTAAAGAGCAGCAGGAGCAACTCCAAGTGCTTGTTGATAAGCTAGAAGAAGATGACGATGTTTCAGAAGTGTTTACTTCTGCTGACATGTAGATAAGGAAAATAGAAGGGACTGTGGCATAACTCTTAGAGTTATGCCACAGTCCCTTTAAAAACAAATAAATGGTGGAAACAGAATTAACTACTTTGCTGCGCTTCGGAAATAAGCTGAACACTTCTGTCCCAACTTTTCTTTTTTTATTAACAAATCAAGGATTTCTGAATTCTATTTTATTTTCAATTACTTCTATAATATTAAATATATCTGTTGAGCTAAATCCTGGATTGATATATACAACAGGAATCGTTTTCGCTCTCTTATTTAAAAGAGGATAGGTTGTTGAAGCAATGATCAAATCAGGTTTCGATATTTCGGTAGGGTCAGTTGGTGAAACAAATGAAACATTGTAAAAAGGTTTTAAAAAATATAGTATTTGTTTTGCTGTGATTTTTTCCATGATCACAGGTAAATCTGTTTCTAGTTGTATATAGACTGGTGGGGAAAAGACTGTAGGACTTTGGATAAGCGCATGTGCTTCACAGAAACGGGCAACTAACATCTCTTCGTTGATAAAAGTTATATTCTCTGATTTTTTTTGCATTTCATAAAATTTTTTAACCATTTCTTCACGTAAAAAAGGATAATACTGTTTTAAATACTTCGTATAATCATATCCCGAAAACGTGGTGGAGAAATTAGGAAATAAAATATCTGTAAGAAAACCGACTAAAATGACGCTTCGGTAAGTAATCTTAGTTTGTTCATCAGTAGAAGATAGATCTGGTTTTATCACATCTAAATAAATTTGATACATCTGGTAGACAGGAGTATTCAGTGCTTTATGGACATCTAAAAGTCTTTTTGAAATAGAAGGAACTAATAGAAAACTAGATCTTGTTTGAAAGAGTAAGCAAAGAAAATCTGCTTCTGGAATAGATACATGAAAATAATGTTGTATTGTTGTAAGAATTGAATCATGAATACCAAGAGTAGAAAGTGCATCATGATTGAGTTGATGGGTAAATTCTGGTAAATCTTCAGAAGATAGTTCTTTTTTTTGGTTATATCTATACAGGTTGATCGCGATCACATAGCTCCAGTTGACAGCTGAGATATCTTTAAAAGGAGAATAGCGGCGCATTTCATTTTCAATAAAATCTAGGATTTTTTGTTGGTCGATTGCAGGAAATGGCCAGGAAATTCCACGATAAACATTCCAAAACGCAATATAACTAAGATATCGAAACTGCGGTTCACTTCCCTCGATACTAAGTTCGCGATTGAGGGATTTTATTTTCAGATTATATTTTTGAAGGATGTTATTGAAGTGCTTTACTTTTCTACGCAATGTACTTTCGCTAACAAAATATTTTTGCTGAAAATAATCTAAGGATAGTTTAGTTTGGAAAAAGAGTTCTTTCATTAAAGATAATGAAATTGATTGTTCTGAGATAATTGGGATTGATTTCAGATAACCCAATGTTCCTCCTTCAAAACGAAATCCTTTCCCTTTTGAGAATTCTATTTGAATAGTAGTTTGACTAGAGTTTATTTCCAGCAAGTCACGAGCCAATTCTTTTGTATATTTAAGAACAGATTTTCTTTCCAGATGACTATCAAAAACCAGTTCATCAATAGAATACCAATCCTCTTTTTTATATAGCAGATAAAGAAGCTGTAGCTTATTTCCTGTACCTGTATCAAATATGTCAAATGCTAACATGTTTTTTCACCTCATTCATGGCTTTATCATAAAATAAAACGAGATTTAACTCAATAAAAGTGAATTAAAATAGCACTTATCAAAGAGATAAGTGCTGTTTGTCATGAAAAGGATTGTTAAAACACGCATATCGAATATTATCGATCAAATAGTCATGGTAAATTTAATTTTGTAGATATATTTCATTTCTTATTTCTATTACAAATAAGATTAAAATAAAAAGGAATTAATTAGAGAAAAAACATTTTTTTTGTTTGTGAATTTATCTTAGGTTCATGTTAACTGAGCAAAGTTTTAAAGTCAATAGAGTTTTATCTCATTTTTTTCTAAAATGTTCAAAAAAAATGAGATAAATGACATATATATATTATCTTATATTAAAAAAACAAAGAAATGTAGAGAGAATAGAAGATACGCCGTCAAAAAAATCGTCAAAATATAAAGTAGAAGGGAACAAATCAGAAATGGTGAAAAAGGGAGAAAATATTTATAAACGCAAAGATGGGCGTTGGGAAGGAAGATATATAAAGGAACGAACATTAAAAAATAAAATCGTATACGGATATATATATGGGCGACAATACGCTGAGGTGAAAGAAAGGTTGACAGTGATAAAAGCAAAATACCTTCTCAGTGATTATTCTATGACTCGTTACAACGGGACTATTGAGACGTTTATCAGTAACTGGATGATGTCTACAATGAAATATATCGTTAAACCAACTACATACTCTAATTATGTTCGATTGATCAAACGACACATCATCCCGAGTGTAGGTTCGATAGAATTACAAAAAATCACTCAAGAAGATGTTCAAACGCTTGTGTATCAATTGGCACAGCAGCAGTTTGCTTCTGGCACAATCAGAAATGTGTTCAACATTTTGAAAAAAGCATTGAACTTAGCTGTTGAACAAAAATATTTACGCGAAAACCCATGTAAAAATATTATTTTGCCTAAAACAACAACAAAAAAAGTTTCAGCTCTCTCCTTGAATGACCAAAGAAAAGTCGAACTGCTAGCTTTACAAGAGAAAGAATGTTCTCCAATCATTTTGGCTTTATATTCTGGTATGAGAATTGGTGAAATCAGTGGACTTAAGTGGGAAGATATCGACTTTGAAAAACAAGTTATTCACGTCAAACGAACAATCACACGAATTACGAATGAACATACTACTACGACAAAAACAGAGGTTGTTGAGGGGACACCTAAGTCAAATAACTCCGAGAGGGTTATTCCGTTAGCAAAGAACTTATCTAATTATTTGATGGATAAAAAACAAAAAACATCTAGTGTTTATGTTATCTCATGTAATGGGGGACTGACAGAGCCAAGAACAATCAACTATCGATTTAAAAAGATAGTAAATACTATAGGATTGCCAGAAATTCGTTTTCATTCTTTGCGCCACACATTTGCAACGCGTTGTTTAGAGCAAGGAGTTGATGTCGCAAGTTTAAGTCAAATTTTAGGACATCATTCAACAAAACTAACATTAGATACATATGCAGATTCCTTATTAGAAAATCGCCAAGCTGCAATTGCTACAATAGATAATCTATTTTTAAATGCTCAGTAACCTGAGCATTTTATTTTCTGCAAATAAGCCGTCACCCAAATGGTCACAGCATGTTAAAGATGTTGTTATATCCGCCAGAAGAGGATCTGTTTCTTATTTGTAA from Enterococcus sp. 9D6_DIV0238 includes:
- a CDS encoding MurR/RpiR family transcriptional regulator; protein product: MNILLKKFQKKQALLSPLEQQVLAYIIEHPDEITQSRINDIAEKIYVSTATISRTSQALGYSGFQEMKYALIRHMEDEQRQIYHPSKDLTQLTARVQFELDQTLKAIEEDSLETGAKLLAEGQRVEFFGVGSSFSCCFEAARKLTFAGRIADAREDWDELRIVANHLTAKDTAVLVSYSGETMLALEYAALLKENNVPIIAVIGTKNSPLEQLASIVFHVEVTNGYYGEIDMSSRIPMHVILELLILRYIESYAEK
- a CDS encoding tyrosine-type recombinase/integrase gives rise to the protein MVKKGENIYKRKDGRWEGRYIKERTLKNKIVYGYIYGRQYAEVKERLTVIKAKYLLSDYSMTRYNGTIETFISNWMMSTMKYIVKPTTYSNYVRLIKRHIIPSVGSIELQKITQEDVQTLVYQLAQQQFASGTIRNVFNILKKALNLAVEQKYLRENPCKNIILPKTTTKKVSALSLNDQRKVELLALQEKECSPIILALYSGMRIGEISGLKWEDIDFEKQVIHVKRTITRITNEHTTTTKTEVVEGTPKSNNSERVIPLAKNLSNYLMDKKQKTSSVYVISCNGGLTEPRTINYRFKKIVNTIGLPEIRFHSLRHTFATRCLEQGVDVASLSQILGHHSTKLTLDTYADSLLENRQAAIATIDNLFLNAQ
- a CDS encoding YxeA family protein, with the protein product MIKKTIKKIMSLAVLLLVSAFGFRLYTYNNTSDAAALIDQLNPLVQTETLYVKTTDKYAYKFPDAVSKIDNFTYIQNCFDKNGHARKLSYTSFGRPLTPKRFLRVTTKGQSIQTWEEIDEQEIPQKIISLL
- a CDS encoding YebC/PmpR family DNA-binding transcriptional regulator, producing MAGHSKWKNIQGRKNAQDAKRGKIFQKLSREIYVAAKAGGPDPATNAALRLVMDKAKAANMPNDNIDRALKKASSSGDNEHYDEITYEGYGPGGTAILVYALTDNRNRTATNVRVAFTRNGGSLGETGSVSYMFDRKGYIAIEREGLSIDEEGMFEQVLEAGADDLETLDEVFEIYTAPEDFVSVRDALETNGFTLAQAELTMIPQTETSLTKEQQEQLQVLVDKLEEDDDVSEVFTSADM
- the malX gene encoding maltose/glucose-specific PTS transporter subunit IIBC, coding for MKKKFSFWEFFQGIGKTFMLPVALLAFMGLILGIGSSFSSPSTLELLPFLDQPWLQVAFRFMSTVGGFAFTYLPLLFAMAIPLGLARSEKGVAAFSGLVGYVVMNLSINFYLTETGKLADADHLREAGQGMVLGMQSVEMGVLGGIIVGIIVYLLHNKFYTIQLPDAFAFFGGARFIPIITSLVMSIVGVLIPIIWPIFALGINSVGFAIQKAGIFGPFLFGAGERLLLPFGLHHILVSMIRFTEAGGTQIVDGQSVSGALNIFYAQLQSGSPISPAATAFLSQGKMPTFMFGLPAAALAMYRTALPENRHKIKGLLISGVIATFVTGITEPIEFLFLFIAPVLYGFHVIMTGLGFMLMALLQVVIGNTDGGVLDFLIFGVLQGTYTKWYLVLIVGALWFAVYYFVFKFAIQKFNLKTPGRELSTEDVTEKERSYTKSGKYDGPLILDALGGSANIVSLDNCITRLRLVVDDMTAVDEQELKDLGALGVIKLDSNNLQVIIGTQVATVKNELENLME
- a CDS encoding helix-turn-helix domain-containing protein, with the translated sequence MLAFDIFDTGTGNKLQLLYLLYKKEDWYSIDELVFDSHLERKSVLKYTKELARDLLEINSSQTTIQIEFSKGKGFRFEGGTLGYLKSIPIISEQSISLSLMKELFFQTKLSLDYFQQKYFVSESTLRRKVKHFNNILQKYNLKIKSLNRELSIEGSEPQFRYLSYIAFWNVYRGISWPFPAIDQQKILDFIENEMRRYSPFKDISAVNWSYVIAINLYRYNQKKELSSEDLPEFTHQLNHDALSTLGIHDSILTTIQHYFHVSIPEADFLCLLFQTRSSFLLVPSISKRLLDVHKALNTPVYQMYQIYLDVIKPDLSSTDEQTKITYRSVILVGFLTDILFPNFSTTFSGYDYTKYLKQYYPFLREEMVKKFYEMQKKSENITFINEEMLVARFCEAHALIQSPTVFSPPVYIQLETDLPVIMEKITAKQILYFLKPFYNVSFVSPTDPTEISKPDLIIASTTYPLLNKRAKTIPVVYINPGFSSTDIFNIIEVIENKIEFRNP
- a CDS encoding MalY/PatB family protein translates to MIDTIDFDTIIDRKGTFCTQWDYVADRFGEADLLPFTVSDTDFAVPKEIITSLQKRISHPIFGYTRWNHKVFKDSIQNWYRSRFDYTFDEDWLVYSPSVIYSISKLIELKSAPGEQVLIQTPAYDAFFKVIEAQDRIVLETKLHYENQQYTIDFLDLENKLRQPDCTIFLLCSPHNPTGRVWTKEELSQMIQLCQKYGVFLISDEIHMDILRKGEQHSPIFKWAADSQQIALCTSASKTFNTPGLIASYLMIPDMDLREQFIHILKNRDGLSSTSILGLDSTITAYDHCHDWLDQLNQYLDKNILLVKKFIQEQLPELTVVDAQATYLLWIDCSKLPFTMKQLQSALIHQGKVAIMDGSTYGESEKKFLRLNIGCSKEKLLDGLKRLKVSIDYLKQ